tcccagctacttgggaggttgaggcaggagaatggcgtaaacccgggaggcggagctcgcagtgagctgagatccggccactgcactccagcctgggcgagagagcaagatccgtctcaaaaaaaaaaaaaaaaaaaaaaagagaataccaTATAATCTCCTCCATGGCAAACTCTATTTTGAATTTCAGACTTCTCCACATATTTGAGTCTGAATTATCCCAGTTATTAGCTTACcttaaagaatgggagaaaagaaacaattggGCCCTTAACTGGCTCGTTCACTTAGGGCCCAGACCAGCTGCATAGGTAAGGACAGAGAATGGGATGGGGACTCCAAAACTGGAGGATTTGAAATTTTACTGAGAAAAGGGAGGGACTAGGCCAAAAAGGCCTCAACAAAGAAGGCTCACCaacaaagacagaggcagaacCAGCCTTTGTCCCCCATGCCGCGCCCCGGGAAAGCCGGCTATGGGCAGGAGGGAGCTGGAAGCTGAGGATGTCTCTGAGGGGGAGGGACGGCAAAGGGGTGGGGGCGGTGGGAGCCAGAGAGATGCCAGAGAGCAAATGGCACCCATGGCTTCTTTACCTTTGGAGATCTTTGCATTGCTGTGGTAGTGCACGGGATGGACCTCCGTGGCTCCCAGATCAAATCTGGCAGGCTCTGCAGCGGTGGATGCTGGTGGCGCGGCTGCCACAGCCTCAGGAGTCTCAGATTCCTCGCAGGGTCCCACGTTCAGCCTGCAGCAGTCACAGATGAGGCCACCGCAGGGGCCCATGGGAGAATGCAGTTTTTTCATGGGGCggctgcactgccctagcagtgTTCTGCAACTGGTGTTGCAGAAGTGGTGTGACCCCAGGCGAGCCTGGAGCCTCTGCCACCACCTCTGAAAGTGGCTGCTGTATGGAGTTGGTGAAGAAAAACGCTAAGGGGCACAAAAGAAAAACGCTAAGGGGCACAAAAACTGCAGACAGTTGTAGTCGGAGCTCCTTCTCCCCCCACTCCCAGCTACCGACTGAAGGCTGCTGGCCCTGGCTGATGCTTTGTACCCACAAAGCCTCCTATGTCACCTGGTTACCAGGAAGCAACCAAGTCAGGCTATTGGCTCACAATACCCCACCCCACAGACCCACCCAATGGCTCACAATGCCCATCCCTGCTGCTGCTCACCTTGTGGCCACCCTGCCCGTCTGCAGTGACTGCACTATTTGTCCTGGGCTGCCTGAGCTTTCCAGTCCTGAGAAAAGTGCAGGGGAGTGGGGGTTGTTATTGGAAGTCACCCTGGGCAATGAATTCCATAGAAAACCCCGGTTACTGAAGTCAGTTCCATTAGCATCTCTGTTTTTCTGAGTCTGGCAGCTTTCATTTGCTCACCAAATGTAGTTATACACAAATTTTGAACTGCTTTGGTAAGGAAATGCTTCTCTCCTGTCTTACAAGTGTTAGTTTTTGTCTCCAACTTGACCATAGCAACTCCTAGAGCCCTGGGTCCCACTCTCAAGAGTGATGACTGTGACTTGAATGAAAGCCTAGGGCACTATCACACTTTCCCTTCCTTGTCTACAAAATAGGGACTGAATTAATCCTTCCCAGTTCTGAAATGCCAGGACCTACCaactctcttttctccctccgTTTCTTCCATGGCAGGGAtattcagatatttcttttacTATCAATgcataaaacatgtttttcttataCAAAATCGAGAACCACACAGTGGGATACCACTGTCCTCATTTGATGAAGATGAACAGTAAACGTCTGGAAAGCCTGACAGTGTTCCAAGTGTGGCATCCTCATTTCACCCCCAGAAaccattccattttatggattttACAGAATCAGTCTAGATGGAGAAGTTAAGTAGCTTCCCCAAGTTTCCATGACTGCTCAAGATGGGGCCACAATTTAATCCTGAGTAATCTGGATCCCCACAAGCCGATCACGATGATCAGAAAGTAAAGGCAGAAGTCCTGCTTGGAGGGGAAGTGACATAGTAGATtagtgttttttttattttaaagaataacagTTTTTTGATGTGGATTTTAAAatgcctccccttcattcaacaTTAAGTCTCTTGTAAGATCCAATACTGCACGTGTGAAACAGTCCCAACCCTCAGTGAGTTCAGGCAGATGAGCAAACAAAGGGTTTCATTGTCTGAGGCTACACTGCTGGACAGTGAATCAACCTGGAATAAAAACGCAGATCTGTCTGACCCAAAATTAGGTGCTGGGctagagtttgaattttattctggAAACGAGAGTCACTGAACCACACAGGGGTGAGGAGTCTCTCTCAGATGTGTTTGCAGTGATGTCACTCTGCACAATGGAGAGGACTTGATGAAAGCAGTGGGGCTAATTAATTAAGAGACCCTACGTTCGTCTGGAGAACAGTAAGGCTAAAGGCGGCGGCAGTGACTGAAGTGGAAGGAAAAGTTTTGTGGTCATTTGGGAGATAGAACAGGAAGTGCTTGGTGATTAGACGAGGAAGAAGAGGGGGAGGAAAAACAGGCTGCTAAGGCCCTAGTTTGATGGACTGTGTAAATAGCAGTGATTCTCCCCTAGACAGAGCATGTAGGAAGAAGAATAGGTGTGCGGAATGAGACAGTTTTGAACTCTTTAAGTGTCACATTGAAATGGAACCCTCAGGTTGAAAACTGGATATAAACCTCTGTAGGCTAAGTCCATGCTGTGACATCCCAACTCATGTTTTCAAAagtaacacacacacagtaaCTCAAACCATTAAGGAAATTTCCTACAAGTTACATACTAAGAATATGACACTTTTTTAGTGATTACTTTCTTAGGGAAACTTTGAATTTATGGTTGTACAAATGAGGTGTCGCGTAAAAGAAAACTGTTATGTAAGAACAACATTTAAATTCTATTGTCATAACAGCATATAGAAAACAATTGAAGCCATGGGTATGACCGTGATTGCTTTAAAAAGCTGTGTCTGATAAGGGGAGGGGTTTGGAGAGAAAGGAGACTTGGGGAATGGGGAAATGTACGTGGCATGAAGTAAAGCCTGCAAAAGTGAAAAGTGAGAGTCAAGGCACCTGAGTGTTCATCAGAAATGGCTGATCTGGTGAGTCTCATCAGAATGGAGGTGGTGTCTGCTTCTCATTTCTGTGATGGCTgcacctaacacagtgcctggtcaGTAGGTACTTTATACCTAATACCCCAATGAACAGAGTCATATTTTGCCAAGAAGGCAGAAAAGCCCCAAATGCCATTGCCTGTGGCAACTCAGTGATTGTGGATGTGTGTGAGTAAGCTGAGTGTCAGCAGTGGGGAGAGAGTGAACCAGAGGTGAGAAAGTAAAGATATCAACTGAGGGCTTCTCCTCCTAAAAGTTTGGCTGAAAGGGAGATGGAGGAATAGTTAAAGGCAGATACATGGTTAAAAAGCGACAACTTGGGGAAgagtgaaaaataagaataaaagtataTGTAGTTGGAAAAAGTACCAATGTTTACAAACCCTGTGACCACAAGAGAGACCACAAAAGGGGCCACAGGGAGTGTGATCGCAGGAAGAAAAGGGTTGCTTCAAAAAGCAGAGGAGCAAACACAACTACGTAAAATCCTAGCATATTCCTCAATTACACATATAGGCTGAATAATGATAACACTAACCTAAACCCAAATGTCACAATCTTTTACCTAactgtatacattattttaacaACCACCGCATTTCTAGCCCTAAATCTAAACTCAAACACCACAACCCTCATATTATCTTGCACTTGAAACAAATTAACTTGATTAATACCATTAATATCATCCACTCTTCTATCCATAGGAGGCTTACCTCCATGAACCGGCTTCCTGCCCAAATGAATTACCATTCAAGAACTTACAAATAACAACTTCATCATTCCTATCATTATAGTTACTATAAATAACCCTACTTAACTTGTATTTCTACATACACCTAATCTATGCTACCTCCATAACACTACTCCCCACAtctaataatgtaaaaataaaatgacaatttgaAAACACAAAACCTACACTTCTCATCCCCCCGCTCATTATCCTCACTACCTTCCTCTTACCAATCTCTCCACTAACCCTAACTATTTGCTAGAAATTTAGGTTACATAAGACCAAGAGCCTTCAAAGCCCTTAGTAAGTTACACCATACTTAGTTTCTGAGATATATAAGGACTGCAAAACTCCACTCTGCATCAACTGAACGCAAATCAATTACTTTAATTA
This window of the Rhinopithecus roxellana isolate Shanxi Qingling chromosome 13, ASM756505v1, whole genome shotgun sequence genome carries:
- the LOC115892911 gene encoding uncharacterized protein C22orf42-like, giving the protein MKKLHSPMGPCGGLICDCCRLNVGPCEESETPEAVAAAPPASTAAEPARFDLGATEVHPVHYHSNAKISKGLPIRPKGRTTKLWKWSRLCCADNKGSVEIKSLSSLKQLIAVYSFSAPY